GGTTACGAAAAGGCTATTGTCAATGCCTTGCTTGCAATGCGTCACTATAAGGTAGTTCTGTCTTCAATAAAAGAGTTTAGACGGGGATACCAAGATTTAAGGATGGTTGTAGAGAGGACACTTGAATACTTTAACTTCGTCAACAGAACTATAAGAATTGCTCAAGAAAATGGGATAGAGGTTTTCAACTTGACTAAACTTTTCAACGAAACTAAAGAGGCCTATAGAGTTGTTCTTGATGACATCAAGGCCAAGAATTATGAGAAAGCCAAAGAGGATTTAAAGATAGCAAGGGAGAAGAAGACTCAACTGGATGAGGAGTTAAAGAAAATCAGAAAGGAGTTAGTCTATGCTAATGCAGATAAGATCGTTAGTACTTTTTTGGAGAGGGGGGAGAAGGGAATTGAGATCGTTGAGAGGGTAATAAATAGTGGCCATCCAGAGCTAGATGCTACCTTAACGGAGTTTAAAGAGGTATATGATGAAGTTAAGGATCTCGCCGATCGGGGAAGGTGGCAGGATGCTTTGAAAGTTATTGAAGAAAATAGGGAAACTATAGAGAAGTTTCAGAGAGCTGTGAAAATTATCATGCATGGAAAGATCGACATGGAGAAATTCCTTAGGAATGTCAGAGGAAGGATAGAGCGTGATTATAGAGCTCTACAAAAGCTTAAAGAAGAAGGAGTCAACACGAGAATCGCAGAGGTTCAGCTTAAAGCGGCAACCCAGGAAGTCATGGTCGGTCTGAGGTTACTTAAGAAAAGAAGGCCCATAGAGGCAAAAACTCACTTCATCTTAGCTCAGGAGCTCTTAAGCAGAGTAGAGAAGTTTATAGCAAAGTATGGGGGGATGAATGGGTGAAAAGGTTCTTTTATTTTTTTCTAATCCTTTCAATATTTCTTGTTCCGATTAGTGCTCAGAGGTTAATAACATTAGTTGTTTTTCCCGATGGGTATGTTAGAGTTGAATATGAGATAACTCCGAGCAATTATTCTACTCAAATTGTAGTTCCAATATTGGGCGAACACTATGAGGATTTGATTGTAGAAGACGAGAACGGAGATCCCCTTCAATTTGACGTTTCTAACTCATCAATCATTATTTACCCCACAAATGCTCAGCTGGTTATGGTTTCATATTACACCTCAGACCTGACAAGCAAGAGAGGAATAGTTTGGACTCTGAACGTTTCACTTGACTCGCCTTTTACCGTGGTATTGCCTAAGGGCTCTATAATAGTTGATTTAAGTGACGTTCCTCTTAAGATAGCTGAAAACATGATAAACATGCCTCCAGGGAATCAAAGTATTTCCTACACCATTCCACATGAGGAGATCCATACAAGCCAAGGAATTTATTTCTTGTTGGCCACTCTACTCATAGCCGCCATGGTTCTAGGAGTGCATCTCCTAAAAAGTAAAGGAAATAGGCAACTTACAAGGGAAAAATTCGAGAAAATACTTAATGAATTAGATTTAACAGACGAAGAAAGAAGAGCCTTGCTTTATATCTTCGATAAGGGTGGAAGGTGTAGTCAGGCGGAAGTTAGGGAGGCAATAGGCATTCCAAAGACCACGGCGTGGAGGATGTTCAAGAGGCTTGAGAGAAAAGGCTTAGTCAAAATCCTTAAGGGAAAGAAGGAAAACTGGATAGAGCTTAAGTTGGGAAGATAACCTTTTAATCTTACATAGGACTTCCCTCAATAGGTGCGAGAGATGAGGTTCTGCTACCGTTGTGGGATAAGTGAGGAAGAAGGAGGCCCTCTCATCAATGGCCTCTGTCAAGTGTGCTTTAGAAAGGAGAATCCAATCCTGTTATTGTCCAGCGAGATAAACACAGAGCTCTGCCAGAACTGTGGGAGTTACAAGAAGAGGGGGGTGTGGGTTGATCCCAAGAACTATGAGCTCGAGGCTTTGATATTTGAAGTTGCCGAAAATGCCCTTCTCGAGGCCATAGAAGACTCACTAGACAAGGTTAAGGAATTTGAAATTGTTGGTTGGGAAGAACTTGGAGAAGTAAGGGAGGTACCCGTGGGAAAGGCCTTCGTGGCCTTTAGGGTTCTTGACTACCACGTAGAGTACTTCCCGGCCATAATAGTGTATGAGGTAAGGGCCAAGGCTAGGATACATGAGCTTCAAGTCGAGCCCCACGATGAAACCGTTACGACTACGGTCTATGTGAGGCAAACCGTCTGTCCAAGGTGCCAGAAGTTTCTTGCCGGCTACTACGAGGCCATCCTGCAGGTTAGAGTTGAGGATAGGGAGTTTACAAAGGAGGAGAGGGCAGAAATAACAAAGCTCGTCCAAGAGAAGGTCGACGAAATAATGCAGAGGGACAGGATGGGCTTCATACAGGACACTATAGAGAAGGAGGAGGGAATAGACTTCTACATGGGCTCAACAAGTGCTGCAAGGAAGCTCGCTAATGCGATAAGGGAGAGGTTCGGGGGAGTTATAAGCGAGGCCTACGAATTAGTTGGTCTTGACAGGCAGACGAGCAAAGAGGTATACAGGACGAGCGTCACCATTAGACTACCTAAGTTCAGGAAGGGCGATGTAGTTGAGGACAGGCATGGAAGAGTGTATAGAGTGGAGAGCGTTGACGGGAAGGGCATGAGGCTCAAGAACCTCGAAACTTGGGAGAGTTATCACTTCGACTGGAAGACTATAAAGAGGGAGAAGATTGACTTAGTGGAGCACGAGGAGAGGAAGGCACTGCTTATGGGCCAAACTCCAACCGAAGCTCAGTTCATGGACATGGAGACTTACGAGACCTTCGAGGTTAGGAAGCCCAAAGAAAAGCTTGAAGATGGGGAGGTGTATAAGATAGTGAAGGTTAGGGGCAGGCTATACATAAAGGAGAAGGAGGGTAGGGAATGATAATAGTCTACACAACCTTTCCAGATTGGGAAAGCGCTGAGAAAATCGTGAAGACTCTGCTTGAGGAAAGGTTGATTGCCTGCGCCAACTTGAGGGAGCACAAGGCCCTCTACTGGTGGCAAGGGAAGATAGAGGAGGACAAAGAGGTAGGGGCAATACTGAAGACAAAGGACGAACTCTGGGATGAATTGAGGAGAAGGCTTAAGGAGTTACACCCCTACACGGTTCCAGCGATAATAAAGATAAAAGTGGAGGACGTAAACGAGGAGTACTTGAAGTGGCTCGTTGAAGAGACGAGGTGAGATGATGAGTACGGGGCCACCTGACCGGTGATGACGTTTCTCCTAAGGCTGATCAGTTGTTCTTTTTCTTCCTTATGTACTCATCTATGGCCTTCGCTGCTTTCTTTCCGTCACCCATGGCCAAGATCACGGTAGCTTCTCCTCTGATTGCATCCCCACCGGCGAAAACCCCTGGGATGGAGGTCATAAGGTTCTCATCGACCTTTATCGTTCCGTCTGGATTCACCTCAAAGCCGGACTCCTCGAGGATAATCTTGTTGGGCTCGAGACCTATGGCAATTATTACTGTATCAGCTTCAACCGTAACGTACTCCCCCGTTCCAACGATCTTCCTCTTGCCTCTGGAGTCCTTCTCATTCAAGGGTTTCATCTTCTCAAACTTTACAGCCTTTACTTTTCCGTTCTCCCCCAGGAATTCAACGGGCTGAACGAAGAACATGAACTTTACTCCTTCTTCCTCGGCGTGCTTTATCTCTTCGATCCTGGCACTCATGTCCTCTCTGCCTCTCCTGTAGGCAATCGTCACTTCCGCTCCCAGCCTTAATGCTGACCTAGCCGCATCCATTGCCGTGTTTCCTCCTCCGATCACTATGACCTTCCTGCCTACGGCTATTGGGGTGTCGTATTCGGGGAATTCATAGGCCTTCATGAGGTTTATCCTTGTTAGGAATTCGTTGGCTGAGTATATTCTATCGAGCAGAATTCCAGGGATATCTAAGAGCTTGGGAGTTCCAGCACCAGTTCCAATGAACACGGCATCGTACTCTTCGAGGAGCTCCTGTATCGTTAGGGTTTTGCCTATCAAATGGTCTGTCTTTATCTCAACTCCGAGCTTCTCGAGCTTCTTCAACTCGTAATCCAGGATCTCCTTTGGCAGTCTAAACTCTGGAATCCCGTAGACAAGGACACCGCCGGGCTTGTGAAGGGCCTCGTATATTGTAACCTTGTACCCCATCTTTGCAAGCTCTCCCGCACATGTTAAGCCAGCAGGCCCTGCTCCGACCACCGCAACCTTTCCCTTGGTTCCATCGCACTTCTCGGCGAACTCACAGAGAAGCTCTTCATCAATTCCGTGTTCTCTTGCGTAATCCGCGACGAACCTTTCGAGTTTTCCTATGTTTACGGCATCTCCAACCTTTCCAACAACACAGACCCCCTCACACTGCTCCTCCTGAGGACAAACCCTACCTGTAATTGCGGGAAGCGTGTTATCGTTCCATATTATCCTTAGTGCTTCCCTAACGGCTTTGTCAGGGTCATCCCTGTACTTTCTCAGGGCTCCAATGAACCCTGGGATGTCTATGTGGACAGGACAACCCTTAATACAGGGAGCATAATCCTTAGGACACTGTAAACACCTTTCTGCTTCCTTTAAAGCTAACTCCCAGGTGTAGCCAAGGTTAACTTCCTTGAAGTCTTTAACTCTCTCTTCAACAGGTCTCTCAGGAGTGGGAACCCTCTCCTTGATGAGCTTCGGCATTCAAATCACCCCCTTCTCCTTCAAGTACTTAAGGTAGAGCTCCTTCGCGAGCTTCTCTTGCTCGACGAATCTGTTGTGGTTTCTGTTAATTGCATCCTCCCAGTCTATCTTGTGTGCATCGAAAACTGGGCCATCTCTGCACGCGAACTTAACTTTGCCGTCGTAGAGAACCCTACAAGAACCGCACATTCCCGTTCCATCAACCATTATCTGCCTAACCGTTGCGTAGGTTGGGATTCCATATGGTCTTGTGAGTTCAGCGAGCTTTGCTAAGTTATTCAGTCCTCCGCCTGCAAAAATTATATCCACTTTGTCTTTCTCAATTAACTCTTTAACTACATCAAGGTAGTGCCCCTTAATCCCCGCAGAACCATCTAACGTCGTCAGATAATGTTCATCGGCGACGGATTTTGCCAAGAATTCCTCCGGATACACGTGGTTCTTGTCCTCAAATGTCTGCACCGAGATTGTGTAGTTTCCGGCTTCTTTCATGGCCTTAAGTAAGGCATAGTTCTCGGCGTGACCGCAAACCGCATCTGAAGCGAAAACAACGTTTCCATACTCTTTGATCTTTATTGGTTTCCCCAGTGGCCCCAAGAAGCTGTAAAGTTCGTCTCCAACGTTAAACTCGTAGTAAAGTTGCAAGCTAGTTTTTCCTAGCTTCCTTATGAACATCATGACTCTTCCGTTCTCAGCCTTGAAGACGGACATTGGAATTCTCTCTCCCTTTTCATGGAGAATGAAGACAACAAACTGTCCTGGTTTCCATGCTCTAGCAACGTGGGGTGCCTCAACTTCTATCATGTAGTCTATGGGACTGAGATCCCTTTTGGCTGTAATCTTGTACCCCACGATGAACACCTCCATTCGTACGAACAATTATGTTCACTAAAAGTTCGCAACCAAAAGTTTATACGGATTTCTAAAACCGAAAGTTTAGAACCGCTTTTCTTTCCAAAAAAGATCAATAAAGTCGAGTGTTAGGAGTTAAAATTTTTGGAAAAGAGATAACAAAATAGAAAAATTATCGGTCACCTGATCTTAGCCCCAAGCTTTACTTCTTTATCGGGCATCAGGAGGGCAACGTTTTCACCGTCATCCGCTGCCAGTAGCATTCCCTGACTTTCGATCCCTCTGAGCTTCTTGGGCTCTAGATTGGCAACAACGACCACGTACTTGTTAAGCAACTCCTCTGGCCTGTAATACTTTTTGAGACCTGCAACTAAGGTTCTAACTTCCCCGCCGAGATCGACCTTAACGACGTAGAGCTTGTCGGCGTTTGGATGATCTTTAACTTCGATTATCTTTCCAACCCTTAAGTCAAGCTTTGCAAAGTCATCAAAGCTTATATAACCCACTTTTTCTCCCTCCTTTTTCTTTTTCTCCTTCTTCTCTTTATATCCCAACTTTCTCAAGATTACCTCACTCTCTTCGCCAAGCTTCTCCTTTGCGACCTTGACAACAAGCTCCTTCTTATAGTACTTATCGAGGAGTAGCTTAGCCCCCTCAGGATTACCCTTTGCCATGAACTTCAGGATGAAGTAGATTATCTGTTCGTCCGTAACTTTCTTGAACAGTATCTCAGGCTTCCTAACTTGATGTCCTGCAGGAAGCTCCTTAAACTTCCATTCTTTGACTTCATCAAGGTTCAGGAGGTGCCATATCTTCTCTCCGGTATCTGGAAGGAAAGGCTCGATAAGTATTCCGAGGGCTTTAACTATCTGGAGGGAGATGTTTACTGTGGTTGCGGTCCTCTCTCTGTCCGTCTTTGCAGTCTTCCATGGTTGCTTGTGGTCAAAGTACTTGTTGCCGAAAGATGCTAGGGCCATTACTCTCTTCAGTGCATCCTTGAATCTGTACTCCATTATAAGCTCTCCAACTTCTTTGAATGCTCTCTCTATCTCCTCGAACGCCTGCTTATCTAGCTCATCCAGCTCTCCCCTCTCCGGAATAACTCCATCGAAGTACCGGTTGACGAAGGTCATCGCCCTATGAACGAAGTTCCCTAAGTTGTTGACGAGCTCCTCGTTAATCTTTGTCTTAAACTCCGCAAAGCTGAAGTCAGAATCCCTAGTTTCCGGCATTATGGTGGTTAGGTAGTACCTGAGGTAGTCGGCGGGGAAGACATCCAGAAACTCGTGCAACCAGATGGCCCAGTTCCTGCTTGTTGAGAACTTCTTGCCCTCCAAGTTCAAGTACTCGTTCGCTGGAATGTCGTAGGGAAGGTTCCACTCCGCCTCAACCTCCTCATCCTTGTACTTACCATAGGCCATCAGAAATGCAGGCCAGAATATCGCGTGGAATGGAATGTTGTCTTTCCCTATGAAGTGTATCACCCTAGTTTGCCCGTCAAGGTTAAGCCAGTACTTCTTCCACTCATTCGGTTTTCCAATCCTCTTGAAGTACTCCATAGTTATCGAAATGTACCCTATCGGAGCCTCGAACCACACATAGAGAACCTTGCCTTTCATATCCTCTTCATTTAGGGGAACAGGAATTCCCCACTCTAAGTCCCTAGTTATGGCTCTATCCTCTAGCCCCTCCTTGATCCATCCAAGAACCATGTTTTTAACGTTGGGCTTCCAGTGCTTTTCCTCTATCCACTTCTTGAGCCTTCCCTCAAAGTCCTTCATCTTTATGTAGTAGTGGGCTGAGTCTCTGAACGTTATTGGATTCCCACAGATGTTACATCTCGGATTTATCAGGATTTCTGGAGTG
This genomic interval from Pyrococcus kukulkanii contains the following:
- the metG gene encoding methionine--tRNA ligase: MVRYMVTSALPYANGPIHAGHLAGAYLPADIFVRYLRLKGEEVVFICGTDEHGTPISFRAIKEKRSPREIVDEYHEHIKITFQRAKISFDFFGRTELPVHYKLSQEFFLKALENGHLVKKVTKQAYCEHDKMFLPDRFVIGTCPYCGAENQRGDQCEVCGRPLTPEILINPRCNICGNPITFRDSAHYYIKMKDFEGRLKKWIEEKHWKPNVKNMVLGWIKEGLEDRAITRDLEWGIPVPLNEEDMKGKVLYVWFEAPIGYISITMEYFKRIGKPNEWKKYWLNLDGQTRVIHFIGKDNIPFHAIFWPAFLMAYGKYKDEEVEAEWNLPYDIPANEYLNLEGKKFSTSRNWAIWLHEFLDVFPADYLRYYLTTIMPETRDSDFSFAEFKTKINEELVNNLGNFVHRAMTFVNRYFDGVIPERGELDELDKQAFEEIERAFKEVGELIMEYRFKDALKRVMALASFGNKYFDHKQPWKTAKTDRERTATTVNISLQIVKALGILIEPFLPDTGEKIWHLLNLDEVKEWKFKELPAGHQVRKPEILFKKVTDEQIIYFILKFMAKGNPEGAKLLLDKYYKKELVVKVAKEKLGEESEVILRKLGYKEKKEKKKKEGEKVGYISFDDFAKLDLRVGKIIEVKDHPNADKLYVVKVDLGGEVRTLVAGLKKYYRPEELLNKYVVVVANLEPKKLRGIESQGMLLAADDGENVALLMPDKEVKLGAKIR
- the gltA gene encoding NADPH-dependent glutamate synthase; this encodes MPKLIKERVPTPERPVEERVKDFKEVNLGYTWELALKEAERCLQCPKDYAPCIKGCPVHIDIPGFIGALRKYRDDPDKAVREALRIIWNDNTLPAITGRVCPQEEQCEGVCVVGKVGDAVNIGKLERFVADYAREHGIDEELLCEFAEKCDGTKGKVAVVGAGPAGLTCAGELAKMGYKVTIYEALHKPGGVLVYGIPEFRLPKEILDYELKKLEKLGVEIKTDHLIGKTLTIQELLEEYDAVFIGTGAGTPKLLDIPGILLDRIYSANEFLTRINLMKAYEFPEYDTPIAVGRKVIVIGGGNTAMDAARSALRLGAEVTIAYRRGREDMSARIEEIKHAEEEGVKFMFFVQPVEFLGENGKVKAVKFEKMKPLNEKDSRGKRKIVGTGEYVTVEADTVIIAIGLEPNKIILEESGFEVNPDGTIKVDENLMTSIPGVFAGGDAIRGEATVILAMGDGKKAAKAIDEYIRKKKNN
- a CDS encoding helix-turn-helix transcriptional regulator — encoded protein: MKRFFYFFLILSIFLVPISAQRLITLVVFPDGYVRVEYEITPSNYSTQIVVPILGEHYEDLIVEDENGDPLQFDVSNSSIIIYPTNAQLVMVSYYTSDLTSKRGIVWTLNVSLDSPFTVVLPKGSIIVDLSDVPLKIAENMINMPPGNQSISYTIPHEEIHTSQGIYFLLATLLIAAMVLGVHLLKSKGNRQLTREKFEKILNELDLTDEERRALLYIFDKGGRCSQAEVREAIGIPKTTAWRMFKRLERKGLVKILKGKKENWIELKLGR
- a CDS encoding sulfide/dihydroorotate dehydrogenase-like FAD/NAD-binding protein, with the protein product MGYKITAKRDLSPIDYMIEVEAPHVARAWKPGQFVVFILHEKGERIPMSVFKAENGRVMMFIRKLGKTSLQLYYEFNVGDELYSFLGPLGKPIKIKEYGNVVFASDAVCGHAENYALLKAMKEAGNYTISVQTFEDKNHVYPEEFLAKSVADEHYLTTLDGSAGIKGHYLDVVKELIEKDKVDIIFAGGGLNNLAKLAELTRPYGIPTYATVRQIMVDGTGMCGSCRVLYDGKVKFACRDGPVFDAHKIDWEDAINRNHNRFVEQEKLAKELYLKYLKEKGVI
- the cutA gene encoding divalent-cation tolerance protein CutA: MIIVYTTFPDWESAEKIVKTLLEERLIACANLREHKALYWWQGKIEEDKEVGAILKTKDELWDELRRRLKELHPYTVPAIIKIKVEDVNEEYLKWLVEETR
- a CDS encoding 60S ribosomal export protein NMD3, translating into MRFCYRCGISEEEGGPLINGLCQVCFRKENPILLLSSEINTELCQNCGSYKKRGVWVDPKNYELEALIFEVAENALLEAIEDSLDKVKEFEIVGWEELGEVREVPVGKAFVAFRVLDYHVEYFPAIIVYEVRAKARIHELQVEPHDETVTTTVYVRQTVCPRCQKFLAGYYEAILQVRVEDREFTKEERAEITKLVQEKVDEIMQRDRMGFIQDTIEKEEGIDFYMGSTSAARKLANAIRERFGGVISEAYELVGLDRQTSKEVYRTSVTIRLPKFRKGDVVEDRHGRVYRVESVDGKGMRLKNLETWESYHFDWKTIKREKIDLVEHEERKALLMGQTPTEAQFMDMETYETFEVRKPKEKLEDGEVYKIVKVRGRLYIKEKEGRE